In the genome of Aestuariirhabdus haliotis, one region contains:
- a CDS encoding PAS domain S-box protein, whose amino-acid sequence MDHDPTPSPGGILGEKASIPLLHDFSIDVATLNAICRKFADETPFDIAIMAKGGKIVASSIEGRVGKIHEGAAQLLNKGFSILEVSAEQAAQSDIMLEGCEYPVYLDGKPVLCVGIAAPMEQARNYGAIVRSCVEVMLQEKRSVWRDQQRLRRAYTIQSANLHSAHMQRDKAEDSLRINRERMLDIADFMLDAIWETDAELRFTYVSEHILKKMNIGRDDILGKTRWDFFAPLLIDADWEAWRAHRETMQAHKDFHEFEYALRRGDDVLYYRASGKAMFDSQGNFLGYRGAGRDVTDQIQLEKELQRSIERFRNITESTSDWIWEVDENLRFTYLSSRFYEVMGYQPEDILGKTRQEFAGLTKGYSENPDWLAHQQDIIAQRSFKEFEYSGVKPNGEPFCIKVSGAPFYHPDGSFAGYQGTGTDFTHLKLAQQQLLSAEKLSALGGMVAGIAHELNTPVGIGVTAASHLRQQTQALASSLEQQNLTKSQLDRYLKTAVEGTDILLKNLSRAAELTDSFKQVSVDQSSDKIRPIKLLKYLEEMLITLRPLLKRTTPEINIDCDPKLTMTTNAGALYQVISNLIINSLQHAFAKQDKPVITIKCRKQLDQLELNYRDNGCGMIEAKLHHIFEPFFTTKRARGNTGLGMNLVYNLVTESLQGSIHVFSLPGKGMHFDMKLPLELPPEGVSEGSSRAQ is encoded by the coding sequence ATGGATCATGATCCAACTCCCTCACCTGGCGGCATCTTGGGCGAAAAAGCATCCATTCCTCTGCTCCATGATTTCAGCATCGATGTTGCTACGCTGAACGCGATATGCCGCAAGTTCGCCGACGAAACCCCTTTTGATATCGCTATTATGGCCAAAGGAGGGAAAATCGTAGCCTCTTCCATCGAAGGCCGGGTTGGGAAAATTCATGAGGGGGCCGCACAGCTTCTCAACAAAGGCTTTTCAATTCTCGAAGTCAGCGCAGAGCAGGCGGCACAATCCGACATCATGCTGGAAGGCTGTGAATATCCTGTCTACCTGGATGGCAAACCCGTACTTTGCGTGGGTATCGCCGCCCCAATGGAGCAAGCACGTAATTATGGCGCTATAGTACGCAGCTGTGTTGAGGTCATGCTCCAGGAAAAGCGGAGCGTTTGGCGCGATCAGCAACGATTAAGGCGCGCCTATACCATTCAAAGCGCCAATTTACACAGCGCCCATATGCAACGCGACAAGGCCGAAGATAGCCTGCGCATTAACCGCGAACGCATGCTGGATATCGCCGACTTTATGCTGGACGCCATTTGGGAAACCGACGCCGAACTCAGATTCACCTACGTTTCCGAACACATCTTGAAGAAAATGAACATCGGCCGGGATGATATTTTGGGTAAAACCCGCTGGGATTTCTTCGCGCCTTTACTGATTGATGCCGATTGGGAGGCCTGGCGAGCACACAGGGAAACCATGCAGGCACATAAAGATTTCCATGAATTCGAGTACGCTCTGAGAAGAGGGGATGATGTTCTCTACTACCGTGCCAGCGGTAAGGCCATGTTCGACAGCCAGGGAAACTTTCTGGGTTATCGCGGTGCGGGTCGAGATGTGACCGATCAGATCCAGTTGGAAAAAGAACTGCAGCGCAGTATCGAGCGTTTTAGAAACATCACCGAATCGACATCGGACTGGATCTGGGAGGTTGATGAAAACTTGCGTTTTACCTACCTGTCATCGCGCTTTTATGAGGTCATGGGGTATCAGCCTGAGGATATTCTGGGCAAGACACGACAAGAGTTCGCCGGGCTTACCAAAGGCTATTCTGAGAATCCTGACTGGCTTGCTCATCAGCAGGATATTATTGCTCAACGCTCTTTCAAGGAGTTTGAATACAGTGGCGTCAAGCCCAATGGAGAGCCCTTTTGCATCAAAGTCAGTGGCGCTCCATTCTATCACCCCGATGGCAGCTTCGCCGGTTACCAGGGAACCGGAACTGACTTTACTCACCTGAAACTGGCCCAGCAGCAATTGTTGAGTGCTGAAAAACTCTCTGCCCTGGGTGGCATGGTGGCGGGGATCGCCCATGAACTCAATACGCCGGTGGGAATTGGCGTCACCGCCGCCTCTCATTTACGACAACAAACCCAGGCATTGGCTTCGAGTCTGGAGCAACAAAACCTGACCAAAAGCCAGTTAGATCGCTACTTGAAAACCGCCGTCGAGGGTACCGATATTTTACTGAAAAATCTCAGCCGGGCTGCCGAATTAACCGACAGTTTCAAACAGGTGTCCGTTGATCAAAGCAGTGACAAGATTCGCCCTATCAAACTACTGAAATACCTGGAAGAGATGCTGATTACACTACGGCCATTGCTAAAAAGAACGACACCCGAAATCAATATTGACTGCGACCCCAAGCTGACCATGACAACCAATGCGGGTGCTCTTTACCAGGTCATCAGTAACCTGATTATCAACTCACTGCAGCACGCTTTCGCCAAGCAGGATAAGCCGGTTATTACGATTAAATGCCGCAAGCAGCTGGACCAACTGGAACTCAACTATCGAGACAATGGCTGCGGTATGATAGAGGCCAAACTGCACCATATTTTTGAACCCTTTTTTACCACCAAGCGTGCTCGCGGTAATACCGGGCTGGGCATGAACCTGGTCTATAACCTGGTGACCGAATCCCTGCAGGGCAGCATCCACGTTTTCAGTCTGCCCGGTAAAGGTATGCATTTTGATATGAAGCTGCCGCTGGAACTGCCTCCGGAAGGCGTTTCCGAAGGCAGTTCCAGGGCACAATAG
- a CDS encoding CDGSH iron-sulfur domain-containing protein has protein sequence MSDSIRAGDAPIAVDVTEGKRYFWCACGKSASQPFCDGSHKGSGISPLAYLALEDKKVFFCACKQSQTPPLCDGSHKA, from the coding sequence ATGTCGGATTCTATTCGCGCTGGAGATGCACCCATTGCAGTAGACGTCACCGAAGGAAAGCGCTACTTCTGGTGTGCCTGTGGTAAAAGCGCCAGTCAACCCTTTTGCGATGGATCCCATAAAGGGTCCGGAATCAGCCCCCTGGCTTATCTCGCACTGGAAGATAAAAAAGTCTTCTTTTGCGCCTGCAAGCAGAGCCAAACCCCACCTTTGTGCGACGGCAGCCACAAAGCCTGA
- the glcF gene encoding glycolate oxidase subunit GlcF — protein sequence MKTNIIEEYRETADGQEAEGILRSCVHCGFCTATCPTYQELCDERDGPRGRIYLIKQLLEGGEVTEKTRTHLDRCLTCRSCETTCPSGVQYGRLVDIGRGILEQKLPRSASQRALRWSIRKLVPYRQRFGTLLKLGQLARPIMPAAVKAKIPPAQKASPWPSTSHPRRMLALQGCAQPSATPNTLAATARVLDRLGITLVTVSEAGCCGAVSYHLAAHQEGLQAMRRNIDAWWPAVEAGAEAIVMTASGCGAMVEEYGHLLRNDPHYADKAARISELCRDISQVLAAEDLTAIRPEGHDQRIAFHCPCTLQHALKQTSTVQEILGRAGFELTRTRDNHLCCGSAGTYSILQPEMSQSLLKNKIEALTMDNPDRIVTANVGCQLHLQTRASQPVSHWIELLDQPQQAMGQEGAQ from the coding sequence ATGAAAACCAATATTATTGAAGAGTACCGCGAAACCGCCGACGGGCAGGAAGCCGAAGGCATTTTGCGCAGTTGTGTGCACTGTGGTTTTTGTACCGCGACGTGCCCGACCTATCAGGAGTTGTGCGATGAAAGGGATGGCCCAAGAGGGCGCATCTACCTGATCAAGCAGTTGTTGGAAGGTGGAGAGGTGACAGAAAAGACTCGCACCCATCTGGATCGCTGCCTGACCTGCCGCAGTTGCGAAACCACCTGTCCGTCAGGTGTTCAGTACGGCCGATTGGTTGATATTGGTCGTGGTATTCTTGAGCAGAAATTGCCCCGTAGTGCTTCTCAGCGTGCGCTGCGTTGGTCGATTCGAAAATTGGTGCCTTACCGTCAGCGCTTTGGAACGCTATTGAAGCTTGGGCAGCTCGCCAGGCCCATAATGCCCGCTGCCGTCAAAGCCAAGATACCGCCGGCACAAAAAGCGTCCCCCTGGCCTTCTACCAGTCATCCCCGACGAATGCTGGCCTTGCAAGGTTGCGCACAACCTTCGGCAACACCCAATACCCTGGCCGCCACAGCGCGAGTGCTTGATCGTCTTGGTATTACCCTGGTCACAGTGTCGGAAGCCGGTTGCTGCGGTGCCGTCAGTTATCACCTGGCAGCGCATCAGGAAGGTTTGCAGGCCATGCGACGGAATATCGATGCCTGGTGGCCGGCGGTAGAGGCAGGCGCCGAAGCCATAGTGATGACGGCCAGTGGTTGTGGCGCTATGGTAGAGGAGTACGGACACTTGCTGCGCAATGATCCGCACTATGCGGACAAGGCAGCTCGTATCAGTGAGTTGTGTCGTGACATCAGTCAGGTGTTAGCCGCGGAAGATTTGACCGCCATCAGGCCTGAAGGCCATGACCAGCGTATCGCTTTCCATTGTCCCTGTACCCTGCAACATGCATTGAAGCAAACCAGCACCGTCCAGGAAATACTCGGGCGCGCAGGTTTTGAGTTGACCCGAACCCGAGATAACCATCTTTGTTGTGGTTCGGCGGGCACCTATTCGATCTTGCAACCCGAGATGAGCCAGTCTCTGTTGAAGAATAAAATCGAGGCGTTAACGATGGATAATCCGGACCGCATCGTGACGGCCAATGTGGGGTGCCAGTTGCACTTGCAAACCCGCGCTAGCCAGCCAGTATCCCACTGGATTGAACTGCTCGACCAACCACAGCAAGCAATGGGCCAAGAGGGAGCACAATGA
- a CDS encoding IclR family transcriptional regulator — protein MTSANKSPAAARVGQVQSLSRAFQLLMRLSEGELGFTLSELANQEQLPPSTVHRLLNSMRELGFAELDESKGLWSVGINAFRCGNAYLKKRDFITQARSVMKRLVAATGETSNLGVLQQGQVVFVGQVECSAMMRMAVPVGNSGPIHASGVGKALLSALPMKEALALLAEQGMPELTAQTLRNTEQFSDELRAIRLRGYAIDNQEQAEGLICIAANIYDEFGMALAAVSISGPTVRVQPSRQEAVGAQVVAAADEITDLIGGCRPEGQ, from the coding sequence ATGACGTCTGCCAACAAGTCCCCTGCGGCAGCCAGGGTTGGTCAGGTTCAGTCGCTTTCCCGGGCCTTTCAATTGTTAATGCGGCTCTCGGAAGGAGAGCTCGGGTTTACCCTGTCTGAGTTGGCCAACCAGGAACAGTTGCCACCATCGACGGTTCATCGACTGTTGAACAGTATGCGTGAATTGGGTTTTGCTGAGTTGGATGAAAGCAAGGGCTTGTGGAGCGTTGGCATCAATGCGTTTCGCTGTGGTAATGCCTATCTTAAAAAGCGAGACTTTATCACTCAGGCTCGCAGTGTTATGAAAAGGTTGGTAGCGGCCACGGGAGAAACCTCAAACCTGGGTGTGTTACAACAAGGTCAGGTGGTGTTTGTCGGGCAGGTTGAATGCTCTGCCATGATGCGCATGGCGGTTCCTGTCGGTAACAGCGGCCCTATCCATGCCAGCGGTGTTGGCAAGGCTTTGCTGTCGGCCTTACCCATGAAGGAGGCGCTGGCACTGCTGGCCGAGCAGGGCATGCCCGAGCTGACGGCTCAGACACTTCGCAATACCGAGCAATTCAGTGATGAATTACGTGCCATACGGCTGCGGGGCTATGCCATTGACAACCAGGAGCAGGCCGAAGGTCTGATCTGCATTGCAGCCAATATCTACGATGAGTTTGGTATGGCATTGGCAGCGGTTTCGATATCGGGACCCACCGTCAGGGTGCAGCCCAGCCGGCAGGAAGCCGTTGGCGCACAGGTTGTTGCGGCCGCCGATGAAATTACTGACCTGATTGGCGGATGCAGACCCGAAGGCCAATAA
- a CDS encoding crotonase/enoyl-CoA hydratase family protein produces the protein MSELVKYQLDGKVATVTLDNGKVNAISPELIEQLNKVLDVVESEGATLVLTGSVGILSGGYDLRVMGSGIDAAVGLVTAGSTLSRRLLSFPTPVVVACGGHAIAKGAFLMLSGDLRIAAEGEFKIGLNEVAIGMTMHHAGITLARGRLTPAAFERSVMLAEMVNPQQAMEAGFADRLVPADQVLATAQKAAETLSQLNMKAHHQTKLKARAGLLAELDRAIELDRKHLI, from the coding sequence ATGAGCGAACTCGTTAAATATCAACTCGATGGCAAGGTTGCCACCGTCACTCTTGATAATGGCAAGGTTAATGCTATCTCCCCGGAGCTGATTGAGCAGCTCAACAAGGTGCTGGATGTCGTAGAGTCTGAAGGTGCTACTCTGGTGCTGACGGGGTCTGTGGGCATTCTCTCGGGCGGTTATGATCTGCGTGTTATGGGCAGTGGTATTGATGCCGCCGTAGGGCTGGTGACAGCGGGTTCTACCCTGTCACGCCGGTTATTATCTTTCCCGACTCCGGTTGTGGTGGCTTGTGGTGGCCATGCGATTGCCAAGGGGGCATTTTTGATGCTGTCAGGGGATTTGCGTATCGCCGCCGAAGGTGAGTTCAAGATTGGCTTGAATGAGGTGGCCATTGGCATGACCATGCACCATGCCGGCATTACTCTGGCTCGTGGGCGTTTGACCCCGGCGGCCTTTGAACGCTCCGTCATGCTGGCGGAAATGGTCAACCCCCAACAGGCGATGGAAGCCGGTTTTGCCGATCGTCTGGTACCTGCGGACCAGGTTCTGGCTACGGCTCAGAAAGCCGCCGAAACTCTCAGTCAGCTCAATATGAAGGCGCATCATCAGACCAAATTGAAAGCTCGTGCGGGCTTGCTGGCAGAGCTTGATCGTGCGATTGAGTTGGATCGCAAGCACCTGATCTAA